In the Malaya genurostris strain Urasoe2022 chromosome 1, Malgen_1.1, whole genome shotgun sequence genome, one interval contains:
- the LOC131439525 gene encoding N-alpha-acetyltransferase 16, NatA auxiliary subunit, producing the protein MPSSDPLPPKESALFRKILKCYEMKQYKNGLKLAKQILTNPKFTEHGETLAMKGLTLNCLGRKEEAYDYVRRGLRNDLKSHVCWHVFGLLQRSDKKYEEAIKCYRNALKWEKDNIQILRDLSLLQIQMRDLEGYRETRHQLFKLRPSQHASWIGFAMSYHLLGDYDTANNILETFRASQSVETYDYKHSEFLLYQNQVIRESGNYERALQHLKKYQNQILDTLAVKEAVGELCLKLDRYEEAASTYHDLIKRNPENIAYYQQYLKALQVSKQADIIEAYQHIQKEHPQSFCAKRLPLDVAQGDTFRTLVDEHLRRNLRKGVPPLFVNLSSLYRDENKIRVITELVEDYHQNLTSSGYFSAADKEQNLPKEPASALLWTLYYLAQHYDHLRESEKALDFINAAIEHTPTLIELFVTKARIYKHAGDVLEAVKWMDEAQSLDTADRYINSKCAKYMLRANQIKEAEDICAKFTREGVSATENLNEMQCMWFQTECALSYQRLEKWGEALKKCHEVDRHFSEIIEDQFDFHTYCMRKMTLRSYVGLLRLEDVLRRHPFYFKAAKCAIEVYVRLSDKPLPAESAEEELDTENLPPAELKKLRNKQRKAAKKKAEQENAAAAQANQKKEQHNKQRNANQDGDPEAPQLDELIPDKLARPDDPLEKAIEFLRPLQMLAKENIETHLMAFEIYSRRGKLLLMLQSLKRARAIDATNSTLHNCTIRFFKILEKRIATGEIDESVKLVIERERAQLFRGTKTAAELNDNYLTMTRCNADALYEGAKIMYQLDVKRRDEAVSLLTSVNLKSISLENATKLFLLLKSGFFSGAPEEQLEAFKKSCQKRFPLAIVFADVAATVTTLTTTQSSLAEASVTITTTATGITMCTMEQKNNGSEIKAN; encoded by the exons ATGCCTTCCAGCGATCCGTTGCCACCGAAAGAGAGTGCTCTGTTCCGTAAGATTTTG AAATGTTACGAAATGAAACAATACAAGAATGGTCTAAAGCTAGCAAAGCAGATCCTGACCAATCCGAAGTTCACCGAGCATGGCGAGACGCTCGCAATGAAGGGCCTGACGCTGAACTGCCTGGGCCGGAAAGAGGAAGCATATGACTACGTTCGTCGTGGTCTACGCAACGATCTCAAATCGCATGTCTGCTGGCACGTGTTCGGGTTGCTGCAGCGTTCGGATAAAAAGTACGAGGAGGCCATCAAATGCTACCGGAATGCGCTTAAATGGGAGAAGGACAACATCCAAATCTTGCGCGATCTGTCTCTGCTACAGATTCAAATGCGCGATTTGGAAGGATACCGAGAAACTCGTCATCAGCTGTTCAAGCTGCGACCGTCGCAGCATGCCTCGTGGATCGGATTTGCGATGAGCTACCATTTACTTGGGGACTACGATACGGCTAACAATATTCTGGAAACGTTCCGAGCATCGCAATCGGTG GAAACGTACGATTACAAGCACAGCGAGTTCCTCCTTTACCAGAACCAGGTTATTCGGGAATCCGGAAACTACGAAAGGGCCTTGCAACATCTGAAAAAGTATCAAAATCAAATCCTTGACACGCTTGCCGTAAAAGAAGCAGTAGGTGAATTGTGCCTTAAGCTCGACCGTTACGAGGAAGCGGCCTCGACCTATCACGATCTGATAAAACGGAACCCGGAAAACATTGCGTACTATCAGCAGTATTTGAAAGCACTGCAGGTGAGCAAACAGGCAGATATTATTGAGGCCTATCAGCACATTCAGAAGGAACATCCACAATCATTTTGCGCCAAACGATTACCACTGGATGTGGCTCAGGGGGATACGTTCCGCACGCTGGTAGATGAGCACCTTCGCCGTAACCTTCGGAAAGGTGTTCCGCCTCTGTTCGTAAATCTTAGTTCACTTTATCGGGATGAGAATAAGATACGTGTCATAACCGAACTCGTCGAAGATTACCATCAAAATCTGACGAGTAGTGGCTATTTCTCAGCCGCGGATAAAGAACAGAATCTTCCGAAAGAACCAGCTTCGGCACTGCTTTGGACTCTCTACTATTTAGCGCAGCACTATGACCATTTACGGGAATCGGAAAAGGCGCTCGATTTCATCAATGCAGCAATCGAACACACACCGACCCTGATCGAGCTGTTCGTTACCAAGGCTCGCATTTACAAACACGCTGGCGATGTGCTGGAAGCGGTCAAGTGGATGGACGAAGCGCAAAGTTTGGACACGGCCGACCGTTACATCAATTCGAAATGTGCTAAGTATATGTTACGTGCCAATCAGATCAAGGAAGCGGAGGATATCTGCGCCAAGTTCACGCGGGAGGGTGTTTCGGCGACGGAAAACCTCAACGAAATGCAGTGCATGTGGTTCCAGACCGAGTGTGCGCTTTCGTACCAGCGTCTGGAGAAATGGGGCGAAGCACTGAAAAAGTGCCATGAAGTGGATCGTCATTTTTCCGAGATTATCGAAGATCAGTTCGATTTCCATACGTACTGCATGCGGAAAATGACGCTACGTTCGTATGTTGGACTGCTCCGGTTAGAGGACGTACTGCGAAGACATCCATTTTACTTCAAAGCCGCTAAATGTGCTATAGAG GTTTACGTTCGTCTTTCCGATAAACCATTACCGGCCGAGTCTGCTGAGGAGGAGCTGGATACTG AGAATCTCCCACCCGCGGAACTGAAGAAACTACGTAACAAACAACGGAAGGCTGCCAAAAAGAAGGCAGAGCAGGAAAATGCTGCGGCTGCCCAGGCGAACCAGAAAAAGGAACAACACAACAAGCAACGTAACGCCAATCAGGATGGTGACCCAGAAGCACCGCAGCTGGATGAGTTGATACCGGACAAATTGGCACGCCCGGACGACCCCCTCGAGAAGGCAATCGAATTTCTGCGGCCATTGCAAATGCTTGCCAAAGAAAACATCGAAACACATCTGATGGCGTTCGAAATTTACTCGCGCCGGGGCAAGCTACTGCTGATGTTACAGTCACTGAAGCGTGCCCGTGCCATCGATGCCACCAATTCGACGCTGCATAATTGTACTATAAGGTTTTTCAAGATTCTCGAAAAACGAATCGCCACCGGCGAAATCGACGAAAGTGTGAAGCTAGTGATCGAACGGGAACGTGCGCAACTGTTCCGAGGAACGAAGACGGCTGCCGAACTGAACGACAACTACCTGACGATGACACGGTGCAACGCGGATGCCCTGTACGAAGGAGCCAAAATCATGTACCAACTGGATGTGAAGAGACGGGACGAAGCCGTCAGCTTGCTCACCTCGGTGAATTTGAAATCGATTTCGTTAGAG AATGCGACCAAACTGTTCCTGTTGTTGAAGTCCGGCTTCTTCAGCGGTGCTCCCGAAGAGCAGCTGGAAGCATTCAAGAAGAGCTGCCAGAAGCGGTTCCCGTTGGCCATCGTGTTTGCGGATGTGGCAGCGACCGTTACCACCCTCACCACAACCCAGTCCTCATTGGCTGAAGCCTCGGTCACGATCACCACCACGGCCACCGGCATAACGATGTGCACCATGGAGCAGAAGAACAACGGTAGCGAAATCAAAGCAAATTAA